Genomic segment of Clostridiaceae bacterium:
TATACTTGCCAAAAACATTTTGTGCTATATGTTTACATAAATCGTACAAAATCTTGATTCATTGTAAGAGTTTTACTTATTAAGTATATGTCCTTTTTTCATAAAAATATAATAAGTGTTGACAGGTGTGTATATACTGTATATAATGTATATAAACAGTATATACTTTATATATGGTATGTTAGATATAATAGTATATATTAAATTGCCAAAATATTTATTCTGAAAGGATAGATTATGGATATTATAATATCTAACTATTCACAGGAACCAATCTACGAACAGATTGTAAGACAAATAAAAGATAAAATTATGCGGGGAGAAATCATGGAAGGTGAAATGCTGCCATCCATAAGAAGCCTTGCGAAGGAGTTGCAAATCAGTGTGATAACATCAAAGCGGGCTTACGAGGAACTTGAAAAAGAGGGGTATATTGTATCTGTACCTGGTAAAGGTTCTTATGTGGCTGCCCAGAATAGAGAATTGTTAAGAGAAGCACGCATGAAAATTGTTGAAGAAAAATTGTTAGATTCTATAGAAGCTGGCAAATCCATAGGACTGTCCCTGGAGGAACTGACAGAAATGCTTAAATTACTGTATGAGGAGGGTTGAAAGGATGAGTGTCATGTTGGAAGTATCAAACTTAAGAAAAGATTTTAAGGATTTTAGCCTGAAAGATATTAGCTTCTCCCTGGAAAGAGGGTATATTATGGGATTTATTGGGGCCAATGGAGCAGGAAAAACTACAACAATAAAACTTATTTTAAATTTGATAAAAAAAGATGGAGGAAATATTAATGTTTTTGGCCTTGATAACATTAAGTATGAAAAAGAGATAAAAAACAGGATTGGTGTGGTTTTTGATGAAAGTTATTACTATGGAGAACTTACCATTTCCGAGATGAAAAGGGTGATAGCTCCTTTCTATAGCAATTGGAGTGATAGTACTTTTAATAAATATATTAAAGATTTTCAGTTACCTTCAGACAGAAAAATAAAAGAGCTTTCAAAGGGAATGAAAATGAAATTTTCTCTTGCTATGGCACTATCTCATGAAGCTGAGCTTCTAATTATGGATGAACCTACATCAGGACTGGATCCAATTATCAGGTCGGAGCTGCTGGATATTCTAAAGAATGTAATAATGGATGAAAATAAGGGAATTTTCTTTTCTACTCATATAACTTCAGATCTTGATAAAATAGCG
This window contains:
- a CDS encoding GntR family transcriptional regulator translates to MDIIISNYSQEPIYEQIVRQIKDKIMRGEIMEGEMLPSIRSLAKELQISVITSKRAYEELEKEGYIVSVPGKGSYVAAQNRELLREARMKIVEEKLLDSIEAGKSIGLSLEELTEMLKLLYEEG
- a CDS encoding ABC transporter ATP-binding protein yields the protein MSVMLEVSNLRKDFKDFSLKDISFSLERGYIMGFIGANGAGKTTTIKLILNLIKKDGGNINVFGLDNIKYEKEIKNRIGVVFDESYYYGELTISEMKRVIAPFYSNWSDSTFNKYIKDFQLPSDRKIKELSKGMKMKFSLAMALSHEAELLIMDEPTSGLDPIIRSELLDILKNVIMDENKGIFFSTHITSDLDKIADYVTLIDQGEIVLSDSKDQIMSDYVLVKGPKELLNDSTRKAFIDVKENQFGFEGLSNDKQRIRNLFKDKVITEKPQLEDIMLYYTRRRKEIYV